Genomic segment of Chrysiogenia bacterium:
GCCGCCGGGGTGGCGCACCAGGTTGATGGTCGGCGAGTAGAGGATGTTCGCCCCGATGGCTTTGGCCTCGGCGCCGATGGCGGCGTGGACGCGGCGCTCAAGCTCCACGTCCCAGCTCGCCCCGCGGGCCATGGAAACCGGGAAGGCGGTGGTGAAGAGATTGGCCCCGCGCGAGGCACCCGTGGGCAGGAAGGGCGGAATGCCCAGCCGCTTGTTCACCCGCGAGGGCACGGGCATCACGATGAGCGCTGCTCCCACGGCGACTGCGCTGCGGGCCTCGGGCATGCTCATCTGGTCGATCTTTTCTTCGAGCGTGAGCCTGGAGAGCAGATCGGCCACGCGCTCCTCGACAGGGAGCGAGGCGTCCTTATAGGGAAGGGCCTCGTCGCCGGGTTTTGGCGCGAGCATGTCCGCCAGCCGCGCGCAGTAACGGCGGTGGCGCGCAAGCGCCGCGCGGGCCAGGCGGGACTTGAGGCTCATCCCAGGAACTCCGCGATCAGCGCGTTGGCCTCCTCGGCGCGGTCGAGCAGGAAGCCGTGGGCGGTATCGCCGAGCACTTCGAGCCGCGCGCCGGGAATGCCGCCGGCCAGGATGTCGGAATTGCGTGGCGGAACGAGCACGTCCCTGTCGCCGGTGATGACCAGGGTCTCGTGGGTGAACTCGCCAAGGCGCGGTTTCGTATCGTGGCCCATGATGGCGCCCATCTGGTTCCTGAAGCCGCGCGCCGAGGGCGCAAAGCGAATGCCCAGGTCCACCATCTTCTCCATGAGGGAGGTCTCGGCGGCGATGGTCTCGTCGGTAAAGAGCAGCCGCAGGTTGTCGCGGGCGATCTGTTCGCGGCTCTTTCCCTTGACCTGTGTCATCAGGGTGAGCACCTCGGCCGAGGGCGGCGCGTGATGGGTGCCCGGCGTCGTTGCGCACAGCACGAGCTTGCGGACTCGTTCGGGATGATTGAGCGCCACGTGCTGGGCGATCATCCCGCCCATGGAGACGCCCACGACGTGGGCGGACTCGATCCCCTCGGCGTCGAGAATGGCGGCGGCATCGGCAGCCATGTCGGCCATGGTCCAGGCCTCACCCGGCACGTCGGAATCGCCGACGCCGCGGTTGTCGTAGACAATGGCCGTGTGCGACCCGGGGAAGTGTGCGAGCTGGGGGAACCACTGCTCCTTGGTACCGCCAAGGCCCATGATGAAGAGGATCGGATCGCCCGATCCGTGGACTTCGTAGCTGAGTTCAACCTTGCCGTTGTGTGCATGAGGCATGGGCGCTTCCCTCCCCGGAGCGGTGCAGTCATCCAAGTAGAGCCCGCCGCCCGCCGGGCGGCAAGGCGCGCCGCGGCACCCCGGAGGCCCGCGACGCGCCGCGACAGGGGCGGGCGCGTGATTGAACTGAGAGCGCAAGGGGTTTTGGTGCTTTGGGCAAGATGCGGCAATTGTGACAGCAGAAAAAACCGCTTTTAGAGGGGCCTCAGATGGCCCAAAAGCGCGATTTTCACCTTTCTCAGCGTCTTTACTCGCGCGTCACAATATCGTCACACTGCGCCTTTAGTTTTCGGCCACGATTCGCTCAGGCGAACAACGGAGGAAACAGCGTGAAAAAGGGTAATCAGAAATCGGGACTGATCGGTCGCCTGCTTGTCGTAGCGGCCGTTCTGGGTCTCACCGTGGCCACGGCTGCTCATGCAGTCGAGGTCGATAAGAATCTGCCTTCCTACAAGAAGGTCAGCGGCGTGAGCGGCAACCTCAATTCGATTGGTTCCGACACCCTGCTCAACCTGATGACGTTCTGGGCGGAGAAGTTCCGCGAGTCCTATCCGAACGTCAACATCGGCATCGAGGGCAAGGGCTCGAGCACCGCTCCCCCGGCGCTCATCGAGGGCACCTCGCAGCTTGGTCCCATGTCCCGCAAGATGAAGGACAAGGAAGAAGACGCCTTCGAGAAGAAGTTCGGCTACAAGCCGACGCATCTGCGTGTGGCCGTTGACGCCCTGGCCGTCTTCGCCAACAAGGACAACCCGATCGAGTGCCTCTCGCTCGAGCAGGTGGACGCCATCTTCTCGAAGACCCAGAAGATGGGTCACTCGCCGATCAACACCTGGGGCGAGGCCGGTCTCAAGGGTGACTGGGCCAAGCGCCCCATCAGCCTCTACGGCCGCAACAGCGCCTCGGGCACCTACGGCTTCTTCAAGAAGAAAGCCCTGGGCAAGGGTGACTACCGCGACACCGTCAAGGAACAGCCCGGCAGCGCTGCCGTTGTGCAGTCGGTCGCCGTCGAACGCTACGCCATTGGCTACAGCGGCATCGGCTATGCCACGCCCGACGTGAAGGCCGTTCCCCTGGCGAAGAAGGCCGGAGAGACCTGCTACGCGGCCAACGCCGAGAACGCCTTCTCGGGTCACTACCCGCTGGCGCGCTACCTGTACGTCTACGTGAACAAGGCCCCGGGCAAGCCGGTCGACAAGCTCACCGCCGAGCTGCTTCGCCTGGTTCTTTCGAAGGAAGGTCAGGAAATCGTGGTCAAGGACGGTTACTACCCGCTCAACGCCAAGATCGCCGCCGAAGAGCTGGAACTGCTCAAGTAAACGGGCAGAATCTTCAGCATCAGGTTCAGCCGGCTTGATGCCCGGTGCGAAAGTGAAGCAAGCGAGCAACATGAGCACGGCACCACTGGCTGACAAGCCTGAACAGAACAACGCGGGGGCCCCGGATTCGCCAGAACCCGGGGCCCCCGTTACTATTGCCGACAGCGAAAGTCCCGGTGGGAACATGGACCCTTCACCCAAACCCTGGCGCACCGCCGCATCCCGTCTGGCAGCCGACAGCGCCGCGCGCTACGTCGTCACCGGCGGCGGTATCACGGTCATCGCGGCGATCATGGCGATCATGCTGGTGATCGCCATCGAGACCATGCCGCTGTTCTTCGCGGCCAAGGCAGCGATCCTTGGCGGCGGTTTGAGCGACCCGGGCGGCGCGGTGCTGGCCCTGGGCGCCGACGAGCACCGCAGCCACATCTACTCCGTTACCAAAGACGGCATTCGTGTCGAGACCATCGACGGAGAGCCCGTCGCAATGGATAACCTGCTCCCCGATCTCGAGGGCGCGCAGATCATCGCCGCCTCCGAGCCCCGGCACGGCCACTTCGCACTGGGGCTGAGCGACGGTCGCGTTCTGCCCGTGAGCGTGGATTTCAAGATCTCCTTCGACGAGAACACGAATCGCATCGTCGTTCCGAGCATTGAATACGAAGACTTCATCCCCATGGCCGAGCCCGGCGAGGGCATCAACAAGCTGGCCTGGGTTTTTTCAGAGGGCGTTCGCGTCGCGGCTGTTGCGGCTGCTGACGGAAAGCTCAAGATCGAAAAGCTCATCATTGAAGAGAGCGACTTCGGCGGCGGCGACGTCGAAGAATACGAACAGGAATTCGAGGAAGGCTGGGAAGGACAGATCACCTCCCTGGCTGCCGACGATCGCGGCGATGATCTGATCGTCGGCACCAGTTCGGGCAAGATGTACCGCGTCGACCTGCGCGACCCCGAGGACATGGCGTTCTCCGGCGTCGCCATTGCGGGTAGCCGGCTGAGCGACCCGGTCACCGCGCTGGGCTACGTTTTCGGCGGTCTGACCCTGGTGGCCGGTGCCGAGTCGGGCCGCGTGAGCACCTGGCAGATCCTTCGGCGCGAATCCGGCGGCTTTGGATTCGTGCACATGTATGACTACGAGCCGCACGACGCGCCGGTCATCGCCTTTGCGCCCTCGCTGCGCAACAAGAGCTTCCTGACCGCCGATGCGCAGGGCAGCGTGCACCTCAACCACGGCACCACGGGCAAGACCCAGTGGGAGGGCGAAAACGTCATCAGTGAAGTGAGCGCGCTCGCCTTTGCGCCGAAGTACGACGGCTTCCTTGTCGCAGGCAGCAGCGGCGCCATCCAGAACTGGGCGCTCGATGACCCGCACCCCGAGGTCTCCTGGAGCACGCTTTTCGGCAAGGTCCAGTACGAGGGCTACACCGAGGCGGCCTATTCCTGGCAGTCGAGTTCCGCCTCCCAGGACTTCGAACCCAAGTTCTCCCTGACGCCGCTGATCTTCGGCACGCTCAAGGGCACGTTCTACGCGCTGCTCTTTGCCGTGCCGATTGCGCTCATGGCGGCGCTCTATGCCTCGCAGTTCATGAACCCCGGACTCAAGAGCTATCTCAAGCCGACCATCGAGATCATGGCAGCCGTGCCCAGCGTGGTAATCGGCTTCCTGGCAGGCCTGTGGCTCGCGCCCGTGCTCGAGGGCGTGGTGCCCGCGGTGCTCGGCGCGTTCGTTGTCTTCCCGGTGGTGATTCTCTCGGGCTTCTTCGCCTGGCAGAAGGCGCCGGTTGCCTGGAAGCGTCTGGTGCCTGCGGGCCGCGAGATGTATCTGGTGTTGCCGCTGGTGTTCGTGGGGACGCTGATTGCCATCGGCTTTGGCGCGCTGATCGAGAGCAGCCTGATGGGCGGCGATTTCCGCGAATGGCTGCTGAGTGCCATGGGCGTGAACTACGACCAGCGCAACTCGCTGGTGATTGGTATCGCCATGGGCTTTGCCGTCATCCCCATCATCTTCACCATTGCCGAGGATGCCATCACCAACGTGCCCCCGCATCTTGGAGCCGGCTCTCTGGCGCTGGGGGCAACGCCCTGGCAGACGGCGATTCGCATTGTGATGCCCACGGCGAGCCCCGGCGTGTTCTCGGCGATCATGATCGGCCTGGGACGCGCGGTGGGCGAGACGATGATCGTGCTCATGGCCACCGGCAACACGCCGATCATGGACCTCTCGATCTTCAACGGCTTTCGCGCCCTCTCGGCGACGATCGCAGTGGAACTTCCCGAGGCGCCCCACGGCGGCACGCACTACCGCGTGCTGTTCCTGATGGCGCTGATCCTCTTCATCATGACGTTCTTCGTCAACACCGCCGCCGAAGCAATTCGTCTGCGGCTGCGAAAGAAGTATCAGGCTTATGCGTAAGTTCTTTCAAAGCGGCGAGCCCTTTGTCTGGCTGACCGGCGGGTCGCTGGCCTTCTGCCTGCTGATCGTGGGTTTCCTGATGTATCTGATCGCGAGCAAGGCGCTGGTGTATTTCTGGCCCTCGGATGTCGCGCGCATCGAGATGAGAGATGGCAATGTTACCCTGGGTGAGATCGTCGAGCGCGAACAGATCCCGGTGGCCGACACCGACGGCAAGAAGATCGTCCACCGCATCAAGGTCAAGCGCGGCAACCGCGACGTCTACGGTCAGGACTTCATCTGGCTGGACGAAGAAGAGATCAAGGATGTCAGCTACCCCGAAGACATCGTCACCGTCGAGCGCCGCGAGTGGGGCAACTTCTACGGTGAGTGGAAGGGGATTGCCGAGGGCGGCGAGATTCACGAGGCCGGCTGGAATGACCTCCAGAAAGACATCGACGCCGCCTTCGCCCTGCACGAGCGCGTGCAGGAGATTGCCCGTATCGATATCGGCAAGCTCAACAAGAAGATCGAGGACGTCGCCATCGAGCTGCGCGTTCTTGAAGACAGCGGTGTGACCACCGGCGCAAAAGTCGAGGCGCTCGAGAACAAGAAGCGTGAACTCGAACACGAGAGCCAGGCGGTTCAGGGCGAGCTGGCGAAAATGCGGACATCCATCACAAGTGCGATGGCCATGGTCACTGTCGACGGGCGCGATCGCGAGCTGCCCATGATGGGCGTCGTGCACGCCTACCGCCCCAACGCCATGGGCTTTGTCGGCAAGGCCGGTTTCTACGTGATGAAGTTCTGGGAGTTCATCTTCCACGAACCGCGTGAGTCCAACACCGAGGGCGGCGTTTTCCCGGCGATTTTCGGTACCGTCGTGATGGTGTTCATCATGACGCTCATCGTGACGCCGTTCGGAATCCTCGCAGCGTTTTACCTGCGCGAGTATGCCAGACAGGGCGTAATGGTGAGCATCGTGCGCATTGCGGTGAACAACCTGGCGGGCGTGCCCTCCATCGTCTTCGGCGTGTTCGGTCTGGGCTTCTTTATCTACGCGGTGGGCTCGGGCATCGACCACACCTTCTTTGCCGACCGGCTGCCCACACCGACCTTCGGCACCGGCGGCGTGCTCTGGGCCTCACTCACCCTGGCCCTGCTCACCGTGCCGGTCGTCATCGTCGCGACCGAGGAGGGCCTGGCGGGAATTCCCACCGGCATTCGCGAGGGCTCGCTGGCCCTTGGCGCAACGAAATTCGAGACCACCTGGCGCGTGGTGCTCCCCGCGGTGGCGCCTTCGATGCTCACGGGCCTGATTCTGGCCATTGCCCGCGCCGCGGGAGAGGTGGCGCCGCTCATGCTCACGGGCGTTGTGAAGCTCGCGCCCTCGCTGCCGATCAACGGGATCTTCCCCTACGTCCATCTCGACCAGAAATTCATGCACCTGGGGTTCCACATCTATGACGTGGGATTCCAGTCGCCCAATGTCGATGCCGCGCGCCCGATGGTCTACGCGGCCTCGTTCCTGCTGCTCATCATTGTTGTTGTGCTCAACCTCGCCGCCATTCAGATGCGCAACTACCTGCGCAAGCGCTATGCGCTCTCGGCGGTGTAACGAAGTAATCGAGGGATATCATGTCTTCAGTCGAAGCCGCACTCAAAGGAAACCGCTCCGGGGGCAAGAATGCCGCCGAGCACAAGACTGCCATCGAAGTGGGCAACGTCGAGATGTACTATGGCGAAAAGCGCGCGCTTCATGGGATCACCTTCGACATTCCCGATCGTCAGGTGACGGCCTTCATCGGCCCGTCGGGCTGTGGCAAGTCCACCCTGCTTCGCTGCTTCAACCGGATGAACGACCTGGTCGAGGGCGCCCGCGTGGTCGGCAAGATCAACATCCACGGCAACGACATCTACCACCCCGACACGGACGTGACCGAGCTGCGCCGCCGGGTGGGCATGGTGTTCCAGAAGCCCAATCCCTTTCCCAAATCGGTCTATGAGAACATTGCCTACGGGCCGCGCATCCTGGGGGAGACGAACAAGGCGAAAATCGACGAGCTGGTCGAGAAAAGCCTGATGGCCGCCGGGCTGTGGAAGGAAGTGAAGGACCGCCTCAACGACAGCGCGCTGGGCCTCTCCGGCGGCCAGCACCAGCGCCTGTGCATCGCCCGGGCCATCGCTGTCGAGCCCGAGGTCCTGCTCATGGACGAGCCCTGCTCGGCCCTCGACCCCCTTGCGACGACCAAGGTTGAAGACCTGATCGAAGACCTGAAAAACGACTATACTATCGTGATCGTGACTCACAACATGCAGCAGGCCGCGCGCGTCTCCGACTATACGGCGTTCTTCTACATCGGTGAGCTGATCGAGTTCAACGAGACAAAGACGCTGTTCACCACTCCGTCAAAGGCGCAGACGGAAGACTACATTACGGGGCGATTCGGTTGATGGAAACATTGCAGAAAAAAGAGCATACCGATCGGCACTACGAGGCCGACCTCATCCACCTTCGCGAACGTGTCCTGGCCATGGGCGCGCGCGTCGAGCGTATGATCGGCGGCACCATGCGCGCCCTCGTTCAGCGCGACGAAGACCTGGCCAACGAAATGATGGAACTCGACAGCGAAGTCGACCGCGACGAGAGCGAAATCGACGAGCTGTGTCTGAACCTGCTGGCCAAGCGCCAGCCGGTGGCCAGCGACCTGCGCTTCATCACCCTGTGCATGAAGATTGTCACCGACCTCGAGCGCATGGGCGATCTCTCGGTCAACATTGCCGAGCGTACCCATGAGCTGATGCGCGAACCGTTGCTCAAGCCGCTCATCGACCTGCCTCGCATGGCCGAGCTGGCCCAGGCCATGGTCCACGGCGCGCTGGACGCCCTTGTCGCAAAAGATGTAAAAAAGGCGGAGGAGATCCTGGAGTCCGACGACAAGGTCGACAAGCTCAACGAACAGATCTTCCGCGAGCTGATCACCTACATCATCGAAGATTCCAATGCCGCGCGGCGTGCAATCAGCCTGCTGTTCGTCTCGAAATACCTCGAGCGGATCGGCGACCACGCCACCAACATCGCAGAAATGGTAATTTTCTGGGCCGAAGGACAGGACATCCGCCACGGTGCGGGTGCAAACCGCGAATGAGTAATCCCTCCATCCTGGTAGTAGAAGACGATCCCGATATCGCCGAGCTGCTTCGTTTCAATCTCGACGAAGAGGGCTACAAGATCGACATGGTCGGCCGGGGCAAGGAAGCCCTCGATCACCTGCGCTCGCGCACGCCGGACCTGGTGATCCTCGACCTGATGCTCCCCGATCTCTCGGGCCTGGACATTTGCAAGGAAATCCGCTCGTCGAAGGAACACAGCCAGACGCCGGTGCTCATGCTCACCGCCAAGGGCGAGGAAATCGACCGCGTCGTTGGTTTCGAAGTGGGCGCCGACGATTATGTCACCAAGCCCTTCAGCGTGCGCGAGCTGTTGCTCCGCGTGCGCGCGCTGCTGCGCCGCTCCGACCCGTTGCCGCCGACCAAGCAGCAGCTCAAGGCCGGCGATCTCGAACTCGACACCGTGGGCCAGCGTGCCCGCGTGAGCGGCGAGGAGCTCAAGCTCACGACGACCGAGTTCAAGCTGCTGCAGTACTTCCTTGAAAACCCCGCCCGGCTGCTCAGTCGCGACCACCTGCTCGAGCGGGTGTGGGACTACTCCGAGGATACCGAGTCGCGGACCGTCGATACCCACGTGCGCCGCCTTCGCAAGAAGCTCGGTGAAATGGGCGACGTCATCGAGACGGTCCACGGCGCGGGCTACCGCTACAACCTGACCAAGTACGGCAAACCGTGAGACTCCACTGGAAGATCGCGCTCGGGGCGCTCTTTGTTTCGGTGGCAGCCATCGTTGCGGGAGCGATCTACATTGCCCCCGCGCTGCGCAAGGATGTGACCTCGAATATCGCCGACGTCCTGCGTGAAGAGACGGCGGTCCTCCAATCGGTCCTCGAAAAGCGATCCGCCGAAGAACTGACTACAAAATCGCTCCAGCCCTGGGCCCGCGCCCTGGGCCGCGGGGGAATCTCGCGCATCACGATTGTCGCGCCCGACGGCCGCGTGCTGGCCGACTCGGATGTGAGCGTTGAGGAACTCCCGAGTGTGGAAAACCACGGCGACCGCCCCGAAGTGCTCGCCGCTCATGAAGAAGGCGAGGGGGTTGCCCAGCGCCGCAGCGGCACGGTGGATGTGAAGCTGCTCTATGTCGCGCGCCGTGTGCGCATGGGCAAGGGTTTCGGCGTGGTGCGTGTGGCTTACCCGCTCTCGGCCGTGAACGAGGCTGTCACCCGTGTGACCCAGGTCCTTTGGGGCGCGGTGGTCTTCGCGTTCATTCTGGCGAGCATCCTGAGCGTGTTCGTCTCCCGTTGGGTGGCCCAGCCGCTGCGCCGCCTGGCAAGCGCCGCGCAGGAGATTGCCGACGGCGATCTCTCCGTGCGCGCCGAGACGGATTCCGGGGATGAAGTCGGCGAGCTCGCCCGCAGCTTCAACGAGATGGTCGCGCGGCTCGAATCGCTCATCGGCGTCATTCGCAACGAGCGCGAGCAGGCTCAGCGCATTCTCGCCACCGTGGACGAAGGCATCATTTTGCTCGATGAACGCGACTTCGTGGTGGCGGGTAACCGGGTTTTCGTCGATCTGTTCAAGGCGCCCGAGCAGCTCAAGGGGCGCTCGGCGCTCGAACTGGTGCGTTCCGACGCGATCCAGCGCGGCCTGACCGCGCTGCGCGAGGGTGAAGAGCGCTACGAGCAGGAGTTCGTGCTCGAAGCCCCGCTGGGCGAGCGCCGCTTCGAACTGGTTGCAGCGCCGGTTCTTGAATCGGGCGTGCGCACGGGCGCGGTGCTGGTCTTCCGCGACGTCACCCGCACGCGGCGGCTCGAAGAAGTGCGCAAGGAGTTCGTCGCCAACGTCAGCCACGAATTGCGCACGCCGCTCACTTCGATTCGCGGTTATGCCGAGACCCTCTCGGGCAAGCTCCAGGGCGACGAGACGCTGGCGCGCTTTGCTGACTCCATCGTTCGCAGTGCCGAGCGCCTCTCGGCGCTCGTCAACGACCTGCTGGAACTCTCACGGCTCGAACGGCCGGAATTCACCCCGCGCAAGGAAAACCGCGACCTGGGCGAGGAACTCAGGAACGGAATCGGGCAGTTTCAGGACCGTGCGGCGGGGCGCAAGATCGAACTGGTCTTCGAGCCCGAGGAATTCGACCATACCTGCAGCTTCGACGTGCGGCTGATCGATCAGGTGCTGACCAACCTGCTCGACAACGCCTTCAAATACACTCCCGACGGCGGAGAGATCTGCGTGAGCACCGAGCCGCGCGAGGGTGCCATCCGTGTCTGCGTCGAGGACACCGGCCCGGGCATTCCCGAGAAAGACATCCCCCGGCTCTTCGAGCGTTTCTACCGCGTGGACAAGGCCCGCTCGCGCGAGCTGGGCGGCACGGGCCTGGGACTGGCAATCGTCAAACACATCGTCGAGCGACACGGCGGCAAGGTCGGCGTGGAAAACCGCGCCGGCGGCGGCACCCGCTTCTGGTTCGAACTCCCCGCCTGAGGGATTGAGCGGCTCCAGAAGGGGGGGCCAGCAAAAATGCCTTGTTCCATACCATACCGTATGGTATCTTTCTGTCACTTCGGGGGAGCCATGCAGGCAGAAGCATCCACACTGAAATCCGCCACCTCGCGCGGGCGTGCCGACTGGGTTCTGGCAGCCATTGAGCTGGTTGCCGCCGAGGGCGAGAGTGGTGTGCGCATCGACCGGCTCTGCCGGGATCTGGGCGTGACCAAGGGCAGCTTCTACCACCACTTCGGCTCGCGCCAGGATCTCATCGACGCGGTGGCCGACTACTGGTCGCGCGAGCAGCCGCTGGCGGTGATTGCCGACCTGCGCGCGAGCAAGGCCGGCCCCTTCGAACGGCTCGTGGCGCTCACGCGCGTTTACGCTGATCTCGATATCGGCGCGCGCGATCATGCGATGCGCGCATGGGCGACCTCGGACCCGACGATCGCCGCGGCGGTCGAGTCGGCCGACGGCGCCATCCTGAAGTTTCTCGACGAAGTTCTGCTGGAGATGGGTGTGCCAAAGGCCGACGCCTTCGCGCTGGCGCGGGTGCTCATGTTCTCGACGATCGGACTCTACAGCGCCGCCGGCGTGGTCGATGAAAAGGAGCGCCGCCGCGTGGCGTCCTGGCTGGTCAAGTTGATTGAGGAGCGAAAGAAACAATGATCGAGGCAATTCGCGAAACCCTGGGGCCCTGGTATGTCTACATCAAGTTCGTCCACGTGCTGGCCGTGATGATCTGGGGCTGGAGCACGATGGTGGGCTTCGGCTGGTACCTGCGGCCCATGTACATCAAGTGGCTCCGCAATCCGGGTGACGAGGTCGCGCGTGAGCGCCGCAACTGGGCGATGGAACACTTCGACCGCGGCGTCGTTCCAGAACATGTCGCCTTCCCCATCGTGATCGTCACCGGTCTCCTCATGTTCATGGTGGGGGACTGGCACCTGGGAATGAACTGGCTGACCTTCAAGCTGGCACTGGTCTTCGGAATCTTCGTGCCGATGGAAGCGGTTGATTACTACCTCTCCCACTTCGGCGGGAACAAGGAAAAGATCAAGAAGACCGGCGACATGGAACGCTATGAGAAAATGATTCGGGTTCATTGGAAGTTCTTCATCGTCACCACGCCGCTGGTGGCGATCTTCATTCCCACGATCATCTTCCTGGCCATCGTCAAACCCTTCTAGAAGGCCAATGCGGCGGCGCCGCAGTTCATTGGCCCGGCCCGGGGGAATCGGCTACGTAAGCAACCGGAGCGGGCCGCCCCTGCGCAGCGGGGAAACTTGCGGCCCCCACGGGAGCCGTTCATGTCCGAGCTCGTCATCACCACCATCGAAAACGGAGTCGCCGACGTGCGACTCAACCGCCCCGAAAAGCACAACGGCCTCTCGACGGCGATGTTTGAAGAGATCACCGCCGCCGGCGAGGCGCTCAAGTCCGACAAGTCGGTGCGCGCGGTCGTCCTCTCGGGCAACGGGCCGAGTTTCTGTTCGGGTCTCGATGTGGGCGGCGCGTCCATGAACCCGGCGAGCGTTGCCGAGAAGATGAAGGCCATCGCGGGAAGCCCCGCCAACTTCTTCCAGAAGCCCGCCTGGGTATGGAAGGAACTGGAGGTCCCGGTGATCGCCGCCATCCACGGCGCGACCTTCGGCGGCGGCCTGCAGATTGCGCTCGGCGCGGACATCCGCATTGCCCATCCGGAGACAAAGCTCAGCGTGATGGAAGTGCAGCTCGGACTCATCCCCGATATGACGGCCAGTGCCACCCTGCGCGAACTGCTTCCCCTGGATGTGGCCAAGGAGCTCGCGCTCACGGGCAAGAAAATCAGCGGCGTCGAAGCCGCCGAGCTTGGACTCGTCACCCGCGTGGCCGATGACCCGCTTGCCGAGGCCACTGCGCTGGCAAAGGAAATCGCCTCGCGCAATCCCGATGCCACGCGCGGCATCAAAGTGATGTTCGATGCCAATTGGTATTGCAGCACGCAGGAAGCGCTCGCCCGCGAGGCGGAGTTGCAGATGAAGATCATCGGCTCCAAGAACCACATGGAAGCCATGGCCGCGCGCTTCCAGAAGCGCGACGCGAAGTTCGACGACCGCAAGTAGGCGCGGCATCCCGAGAGGCAATTAAAGATGAAAGATGTAGTCATCAGCGGCACCGGCCTGTTCACGCCCGACCAGTCAATCTCCAACGACGACCTGGTCGAGTCCTTCAACGCCTGGGTTCGCAAGTTCAATGAAGAGAACAAGGATGCCATCGCCGCCGGCAAGATCGAGGCCGAGCAGGAGTCGGGCAGCGAGTTCATCGTCAAGGCATCGGGCATTCAGAGCCGCTACGTGATCGACCGCGAGGGGATTCTCGATCCGAATCGCATGTGCCCGCGGATTCCCGAGCGTCCCAACGACGAAGACTCCCTGCAGTGCGAAATGGGAAAAATCGCCGGTCTCGAGGCGCTTGAGCGTGCCGGGAAAAAGGGCGCCGACGTCGACGCGGTGTTCGTCGCCTGCTCGAACATGCAGCGCCCGTACCCGGCCATGGCCATTGAGCTGCAGAATGCGCTGGGCTGCGGGGGCTACGCTTTCGATCTCAACGTCGCGTGTTCGTCGGCGACTTTCGGGATCCTCACGGCGGCCAACGCCGTGCGCACGGGCACTGCGAAGGCGGCGCTGGTCATCAGCCCGGAGATCTGCTCGGGTCATCTCAACTTCACGCGCCGCGACTCGCACTTCATTTTCGGTGATGCCTGCACGGCGGTGCTGATCGAAGCGGCCGATACCTGCACTTCGCCCAATGCCTTTGAGATTCTCGGCACGAAGGCCGTGACCCAGTATTCCAACAACATTCGCAACAACTTCGGATTCCTCAACCGCTGCGACGAATCGGGGATCGGCAAGGAAGACAAGCTCTTCGTGCAGAACGGGCGGCAGGTCTTCCGCGAGGTATGTCCCATGGTGGCCGAGCTCATTGGCGGGCATCTGGAGGAGCTGGGTCTTGCCCCCGATGCTGTCAAACGCTTCTGGCTCCACCAGGCGAACCTGGGAATGAATCAGCTCATCGCCAAGAAGCTCCTGGGCAAGGACGCGCCCGAGGACAAGACGCCGGTCATCCTCGACGAATACG
This window contains:
- a CDS encoding glycoside hydrolase family 3 protein, whose protein sequence is MSMPEARSAVAVGAALIVMPVPSRVNKRLGIPPFLPTGASRGANLFTTAFPVSMARGASWDVELERRVHAAIGAEAKAIGANILYSPTINLVRHPGG
- a CDS encoding alpha/beta fold hydrolase, translated to MPHAHNGKVELSYEVHGSGDPILFIMGLGGTKEQWFPQLAHFPGSHTAIVYDNRGVGDSDVPGEAWTMADMAADAAAILDAEGIESAHVVGVSMGGMIAQHVALNHPERVRKLVLCATTPGTHHAPPSAEVLTLMTQVKGKSREQIARDNLRLLFTDETIAAETSLMEKMVDLGIRFAPSARGFRNQMGAIMGHDTKPRLGEFTHETLVITGDRDVLVPPRNSDILAGGIPGARLEVLGDTAHGFLLDRAEEANALIAEFLG
- a CDS encoding ABC transporter permease subunit → MDPSPKPWRTAASRLAADSAARYVVTGGGITVIAAIMAIMLVIAIETMPLFFAAKAAILGGGLSDPGGAVLALGADEHRSHIYSVTKDGIRVETIDGEPVAMDNLLPDLEGAQIIAASEPRHGHFALGLSDGRVLPVSVDFKISFDENTNRIVVPSIEYEDFIPMAEPGEGINKLAWVFSEGVRVAAVAAADGKLKIEKLIIEESDFGGGDVEEYEQEFEEGWEGQITSLAADDRGDDLIVGTSSGKMYRVDLRDPEDMAFSGVAIAGSRLSDPVTALGYVFGGLTLVAGAESGRVSTWQILRRESGGFGFVHMYDYEPHDAPVIAFAPSLRNKSFLTADAQGSVHLNHGTTGKTQWEGENVISEVSALAFAPKYDGFLVAGSSGAIQNWALDDPHPEVSWSTLFGKVQYEGYTEAAYSWQSSSASQDFEPKFSLTPLIFGTLKGTFYALLFAVPIALMAALYASQFMNPGLKSYLKPTIEIMAAVPSVVIGFLAGLWLAPVLEGVVPAVLGAFVVFPVVILSGFFAWQKAPVAWKRLVPAGREMYLVLPLVFVGTLIAIGFGALIESSLMGGDFREWLLSAMGVNYDQRNSLVIGIAMGFAVIPIIFTIAEDAITNVPPHLGAGSLALGATPWQTAIRIVMPTASPGVFSAIMIGLGRAVGETMIVLMATGNTPIMDLSIFNGFRALSATIAVELPEAPHGGTHYRVLFLMALILFIMTFFVNTAAEAIRLRLRKKYQAYA
- the pstA gene encoding phosphate ABC transporter permease PstA, encoding MRKFFQSGEPFVWLTGGSLAFCLLIVGFLMYLIASKALVYFWPSDVARIEMRDGNVTLGEIVEREQIPVADTDGKKIVHRIKVKRGNRDVYGQDFIWLDEEEIKDVSYPEDIVTVERREWGNFYGEWKGIAEGGEIHEAGWNDLQKDIDAAFALHERVQEIARIDIGKLNKKIEDVAIELRVLEDSGVTTGAKVEALENKKRELEHESQAVQGELAKMRTSITSAMAMVTVDGRDRELPMMGVVHAYRPNAMGFVGKAGFYVMKFWEFIFHEPRESNTEGGVFPAIFGTVVMVFIMTLIVTPFGILAAFYLREYARQGVMVSIVRIAVNNLAGVPSIVFGVFGLGFFIYAVGSGIDHTFFADRLPTPTFGTGGVLWASLTLALLTVPVVIVATEEGLAGIPTGIREGSLALGATKFETTWRVVLPAVAPSMLTGLILAIARAAGEVAPLMLTGVVKLAPSLPINGIFPYVHLDQKFMHLGFHIYDVGFQSPNVDAARPMVYAASFLLLIIVVVLNLAAIQMRNYLRKRYALSAV
- a CDS encoding phosphate ABC transporter substrate-binding protein, giving the protein MAQKRDFHLSQRLYSRVTISSHCAFSFRPRFAQANNGGNSVKKGNQKSGLIGRLLVVAAVLGLTVATAAHAVEVDKNLPSYKKVSGVSGNLNSIGSDTLLNLMTFWAEKFRESYPNVNIGIEGKGSSTAPPALIEGTSQLGPMSRKMKDKEEDAFEKKFGYKPTHLRVAVDALAVFANKDNPIECLSLEQVDAIFSKTQKMGHSPINTWGEAGLKGDWAKRPISLYGRNSASGTYGFFKKKALGKGDYRDTVKEQPGSAAVVQSVAVERYAIGYSGIGYATPDVKAVPLAKKAGETCYAANAENAFSGHYPLARYLYVYVNKAPGKPVDKLTAELLRLVLSKEGQEIVVKDGYYPLNAKIAAEELELLK